A window of Zingiber officinale cultivar Zhangliang chromosome 5A, Zo_v1.1, whole genome shotgun sequence contains these coding sequences:
- the LOC121980996 gene encoding B3 domain-containing protein Os01g0723500-like isoform X1 → MNSQQQQQQQQKNTIKKKQQQQNLVRQRKPHFFKVLLGDFTHHLRIPPKFLKHIPGPATESKTAIFLHGPSGSKWTVELRRNREGTFLASGWSKFVKDHSLKECEFLVFRYDGNMHFTVFLFDTTACEREDAFAVRRLKQPWKTRGRRLKEEPVEVSSCSVKQEIMKHGVEETKPVQIQPYLPSQERCVAFPDPIWNDKLKMEEFELPLSMIRNKRNYRRLCISSTRRHVTDEEKLQAHKVAKSFTSALPYTIIRMSTTTLFKGYMNIPTRFSREHLPQNTSNLILHDPIDRSWVVNYIPKEKGNKISRGWMAFAKANKLEEGDFCVFELVGTVKLRVHIFRVIEETLPISTVPTRSE, encoded by the exons ATGAACtcccagcagcagcagcagcagcagcagaagaacacaatcaagaagaagcagcagcagcagaacCTGGTGAGGCAGAGGAAGCCCCACTTCTTCAAAGTCCTCCTCGGCGACTTCACCCACCACCTG AGGATTCCCCCAAAGTTTCTGAAACACATTCCAGGTCCAGCCACAGAGTCCAAAACGGCCATCTTCCTTCACGGCCCCAGCGGAAGCAAATGGACTGTGGAGCTGAGGAGAAACAGGGAAGGCACGTTCCTTGCCTCCGGCTGGAGCAAGTTCGTGAAGGATCACTCTCTGAAAGAATGCGAGTTCCTAGTCTTCCGGTACGATGGCAATATGCACTTCACTGTGTTCCTTTTCGACACCACTGCGTGCGAGAGGGAGGACGCTTTTGCAGTCAGACGGTTGAAGCAGCCGTGGAAGACGAGAGGTCGCCGGCTGAAGGAGGAACCTGTGGAAGTTAGCAGCTGCTCTGTCAAGCAGGAAATTATGAAACATGGAGTGGAGGAAACTAAACCAGTACAAATCCAGCCTTATTTACCTAGTCAAG AAAGATGTGTGGCATTCCCTGATCCTATCTGGAATGACAAGCTTAAAATGGAAGAGTTTGAGCTTCCACTTAGTATGATTCGCAACAAAAGAAATTACAGGAGACTTTGCATATCATCAACAAGAAGACATGTGACAGATGAAGAAAAGTTGCAAGCGCACAAAGTTGCCAAGTCTTTCACTTCTGCACTTCCGTACACCATCATTCGCATGTCGACAACAACTCTTTTTAAGGGATACATG AATATCCCTACTCGGTTTTCACGGGAGCATCTTCCACAGAATACGTCAAACTTAATCCTCCATGACCCGATCGATAGGTCCTGGGTTGTGAACTACATTCCAAAGGAGAAGGGCAACAAAATATCAAGAGGGTGGATGGCTTTTGCAAAAGCCAACAAACTTGAGGAAGGAGACTTCTGTGTATTTGAGCTAGTTGGTACGGTCAAGCTACGTGTGCATATTTTTCGGGTAATTGAGGAAACTCTACCTATATCTACGGTGCCAACAAGGTCAGAATAG
- the LOC121980996 gene encoding B3 domain-containing protein Os01g0723500-like isoform X2: protein MNSQQQQQQQQKNTIKKKQQQQNLVRQRKPHFFKVLLGDFTHHLRIPPKFLKHIPGPATESKTAIFLHGPSGSKWTVELRRNREGTFLASGWSKFVKDHSLKECEFLVFRYDGNMHFTVFLFDTTACEREDAFAVRRLKQPWKTRGRRLKEEPVEVSSCSVKQEIMKHGVEETKPVQIQPYLPSQERCVAFPDPIWNDKLKMEEFELPLSMIRNKRNYRRLCISSTRRHVTDEEKLQAHKVAKSFTSALPYTIIRMSTTTLFKGYMLVAEYPYSVFTGASSTEYVKLNPP, encoded by the exons ATGAACtcccagcagcagcagcagcagcagcagaagaacacaatcaagaagaagcagcagcagcagaacCTGGTGAGGCAGAGGAAGCCCCACTTCTTCAAAGTCCTCCTCGGCGACTTCACCCACCACCTG AGGATTCCCCCAAAGTTTCTGAAACACATTCCAGGTCCAGCCACAGAGTCCAAAACGGCCATCTTCCTTCACGGCCCCAGCGGAAGCAAATGGACTGTGGAGCTGAGGAGAAACAGGGAAGGCACGTTCCTTGCCTCCGGCTGGAGCAAGTTCGTGAAGGATCACTCTCTGAAAGAATGCGAGTTCCTAGTCTTCCGGTACGATGGCAATATGCACTTCACTGTGTTCCTTTTCGACACCACTGCGTGCGAGAGGGAGGACGCTTTTGCAGTCAGACGGTTGAAGCAGCCGTGGAAGACGAGAGGTCGCCGGCTGAAGGAGGAACCTGTGGAAGTTAGCAGCTGCTCTGTCAAGCAGGAAATTATGAAACATGGAGTGGAGGAAACTAAACCAGTACAAATCCAGCCTTATTTACCTAGTCAAG AAAGATGTGTGGCATTCCCTGATCCTATCTGGAATGACAAGCTTAAAATGGAAGAGTTTGAGCTTCCACTTAGTATGATTCGCAACAAAAGAAATTACAGGAGACTTTGCATATCATCAACAAGAAGACATGTGACAGATGAAGAAAAGTTGCAAGCGCACAAAGTTGCCAAGTCTTTCACTTCTGCACTTCCGTACACCATCATTCGCATGTCGACAACAACTCTTTTTAAGGGATACATG CTGGTTGCAGAATATCCCTACTCGGTTTTCACGGGAGCATCTTCCACAGAATACGTCAAACTTAATCCTCCATGA
- the LOC121980996 gene encoding B3 domain-containing protein Os01g0723500-like isoform X3, which translates to MNSQQQQQQQQKNTIKKKQQQQNLVRQRKPHFFKVLLGDFTHHLRIPPKFLKHIPGPATESKTAIFLHGPSGSKWTVELRRNREGTFLASGWSKFVKDHSLKECEFLVFRYDGNMHFTVFLFDTTACEREDAFAVRRLKQPWKTRGRRLKEEPVEVSSCSVKQEIMKHGVEETKPVQIQPYLPSQERCVAFPDPIWNDKLKMEEFELPLSMIRNKRNYRRLCISSTRRHVTDEEKLQAHKVAKSFTSALPYTIIRMSTTTLFKGYMVIAGCRISLLGFHGSIFHRIRQT; encoded by the exons ATGAACtcccagcagcagcagcagcagcagcagaagaacacaatcaagaagaagcagcagcagcagaacCTGGTGAGGCAGAGGAAGCCCCACTTCTTCAAAGTCCTCCTCGGCGACTTCACCCACCACCTG AGGATTCCCCCAAAGTTTCTGAAACACATTCCAGGTCCAGCCACAGAGTCCAAAACGGCCATCTTCCTTCACGGCCCCAGCGGAAGCAAATGGACTGTGGAGCTGAGGAGAAACAGGGAAGGCACGTTCCTTGCCTCCGGCTGGAGCAAGTTCGTGAAGGATCACTCTCTGAAAGAATGCGAGTTCCTAGTCTTCCGGTACGATGGCAATATGCACTTCACTGTGTTCCTTTTCGACACCACTGCGTGCGAGAGGGAGGACGCTTTTGCAGTCAGACGGTTGAAGCAGCCGTGGAAGACGAGAGGTCGCCGGCTGAAGGAGGAACCTGTGGAAGTTAGCAGCTGCTCTGTCAAGCAGGAAATTATGAAACATGGAGTGGAGGAAACTAAACCAGTACAAATCCAGCCTTATTTACCTAGTCAAG AAAGATGTGTGGCATTCCCTGATCCTATCTGGAATGACAAGCTTAAAATGGAAGAGTTTGAGCTTCCACTTAGTATGATTCGCAACAAAAGAAATTACAGGAGACTTTGCATATCATCAACAAGAAGACATGTGACAGATGAAGAAAAGTTGCAAGCGCACAAAGTTGCCAAGTCTTTCACTTCTGCACTTCCGTACACCATCATTCGCATGTCGACAACAACTCTTTTTAAGGGATACATG GTTATAGCTGGTTGCAGAATATCCCTACTCGGTTTTCACGGGAGCATCTTCCACAGAATACGTCAAACTTAA